The DNA region AACCTAGCCTATATTACACCTAATATTGTAGATTTCACACAAAATGTAAACGCCTTGTATCACAAACTATAGGTATATATACTCTATGTCTCTATAgggatatataataatgtatattagtAGAGTTTCTAAACATTAGGATATGGCAAATTAACAACAACTTATTGTCTAGTGGAATTCATTTTTTAAGTAAGGAGCTCAATGTCTATTGAGCCTGATACTTTATCACTGATAATTATCAGTACActgattttatacaaaacaataatatagcAATTATATTGCAAGTTAACCAGTGagtaaatttttctttacaatGGAAAATGTAGTACAAATTATAACTACCATTATAATCtttagttttatatgaaattaaggGAACCGGTTATTAACCAGAATTTTTAGACTACTTTCTTTAAAGCATATTATAAACAGTATATAGTAACCATTAACATCAGAACATATGAATATAATCTAGAGCAGGACGGTAATCTCAAGTGACAGCTTCACATTAACAAGCAATCCTATGTATTGATATGTGAGTATCTACTGTTTTACCTTATGGTAGctcaataataatactttgtgTGATTCTACTGATAGAAGCCAGATTGAAACAATTTCTAATTTGTGACTTTATCCCAAATTGCATAGGCATATTGGCCAAAATAGCCTTATTGGTGTTAATGCCAAGATGCTACGTCTGAAGCCAGTGAAACATAAGGCTGTGTACAGTAGGATAATCTAACTCAGTGTTGGAACTGAGAAACTCTTTTAAGTCAAGTGAGAGGTTGGCTGGAGGCGTGTGATCGAGCACGGAATGCGCAGAGTTATCATCTGAAGCGCAGTCAGAGGAAGCTGGCTCTCGCCATGCTTCACCATAGTTTAACTCACGCAGATCGCACAGTGTTGGCGACTCATCGCAATCGCTCACCTCTTCGTCCACGGAAAGAGTTCGTGACTTGCTCCTTGCAGATTCATTTTCATTACTGTCTCGACTGTTTTCGTTTTGTCGCCGAGCATTTTTCAAGGCGCGATACCGTCTCGACCTCTCCCTCTGCAAACGTCTTTTTCTTTCATCGGCCCGTTCCAACTCTTCAGGGGTCTTCTTTGTTGCATTCTTACCGAAGAAATACCTCATAAATGACTCGTCGCAGTTTCGTTTAGAAAGATAACTCGCCATCAGCTTGTAATAGTATTGATTGTCCATCGTTTAACCAAATAACATAAGctactttttaaagaaaaaaaaaacaccagaGAATTGTATAGAACTGTAAATTTCTAGAAATTgcgaaataaaaatagtgaGAATTGAGAACGCGAGTGATGACATTTGCTGACGTGACGTCACCGACAATCAACATTGAAATTTTGACTTTTTCCTTTTGTCAAATGTCCCTGTATCCGTGGGGGATTAGacaagatgccttaacagtagtgtacATGCAGGAAGTCgaaaattttgtatgaaaatttgtcGACACTGCTTCGTAAGAGCCATAGAGTATATTTTCTAATCCTAAACCAACACAAAATACCTATCCCAGAAAatcatttttgtttgtttaagttacaggaggctcatctgatgttaagtgataccgccgcccgtggacactcgcactgccagaaggctcgcaatcgcactgccggccttttaagaattggtacgctcttttctttaagGATCCTGAATCGAATTAGTTCAGAAATACGGTGGAGATTGCCTTAAGAAACactcagttgtgaaacgacggacGACAAAATGATACGGCAGTTTGTACTCTGCCTTCACATCCGATGGTAAAACTGAGTTGCAGGTATTTATCCTAACAATTCCTTTGAACGCTCTCCATGGCAAATGCGATAGAAGATGCAGATAgatcccacatctctacgcaacgctaagggatcaagccgctcgaaTAGTGAATgctcgtcgacgattcgaatcgctttTCGTTGAATAGGGTCAAGCGGAATGAGTTGGTACTGTGGAGCTCCTGCCCAaaggtgagaacagtactccatgtggggccgaatttgcacTACAAAGTGCAAGAGTTGGAAGCGGTTGCTCGGGGTGAAGTACCGTTTCACTTTGCTGATcattttttagcggaaaaagcgcaaacttgtgtcttcttggggttaaattggactagatttagtctatcCCAGTCCAAAACTCCACGTAccagagtttcgacttcagacttCAGATataagtttgttccggtattcatcgacaactgcccaactaatacctgcccggccagtgtaaagagtatccccacgGCTGTTGTCCGATGGCAATGAATGTTACTAAGGTACAAcatatcattgatatgcaCAATAAACTGGGTCagggataggacacagccttgtgggattcacgggtttaaggtcggaacgtACTCCGTCGATGActaccttgatgctccgatcagcgagaaagctggaaatccagttgcataatttttcGGGAAGCTCATAGAATCAAAGCTTCGTgagcagtgctctgtgccacacccgatcgaagtaCTGATAATCActaatcagctggtgaccCTCTAGACACCTCAAGAGATGGCCATTGATAATAGATCCCATAATTTTGAAGAACAAGGAGTTTATAGCTactgggcgatagttggacggatcggAGCGATcaccttttttagggatcaggtgtatcgaagcggtcttccagccgTGTGTGTGCCGTGTGAGTACAGGTATCGGAAAAGAcgcgttaggaccggagccaactcaggagcataAATACGCAGCACAAATAAGGGGATGACATCAGGTAGCTGATCAAAGCTTGTTCGAGCGCTTCCTTTCTATCTGCAGACCATCTTTGGACAGGCCGTCAACGTTTCGTGAAAAGTGAAATATGAAAGTTGGAGACGAAGACCGGCAGACCAGTTTCCGGTACGCCGATGTTGTGCCTAACAAATTAGAAGACGTTTTGCAATATTTCAGCGATAAGTCTATGATGACGGCGGTTTTAGCCAAGTAAGCCTGCTTTTGTGTTGTgtatcttgtttttgtgtataaagGGCTTAAACTTCCAACATATTAAATTGCCACCAGTTCTTTACCTTGATTATTGTACGCTAAGTGACACCGTTTAAAAAACATCGAATCTGAACCAggatttattaaagaatacaGACTTTGTAGAGACATGATTTTGTCATGAGTCTATACGAATACGTCAAAAACACCCTGTTTCCTCCATGAAATAAAAGGCGACGAATAAATGAATGATACGAGGTAAATCCAACTTTATAtagtacatataaaatgtttcatgTAGCTCTATAACTATAGTAAAatacaagtatttaaaatattccttttATTAAAGTGTCAAAACACTGCGATCTCAGTTCTCTTGACAGCGGATAAGCCATCATCCCACGTGAGCATGGTGTTGAAAGAAAGGTACAGCGCCACTGCTGATAGAAGGTGCCACAAGTCGTGAAAGTCGTAGAACTCTAGTACCTGTGCCATaggattatgtaaataatttaataattataaaagcctAGATCctgcgtttatattttttctaccaTATCGAACGTTTATCTTCCTACTACAACCGATTTTTATCAAAGTAAACACGTTTGCTTGTTGGCTGCTAGggcttcattattttttactctTATTTACGTTACAGATAACAGAAGCTCTCTGTTATTTATGCATTAAGTATAAAGATTATGCACATCtacttcaaaattttaaatatttaggtcGAAAGTGTAACATAATTATGGAAgctaagatttttttacttgaatgatgaggtttttgttttttattaccaaTAGACTAAACAGGTGCTGATTGCCATCTCCGCAAGACCAGATAAGCCATAAGGGTGTAGGACTCTCTTTTTCGGAAGActgtttcggaaatacttcgatAGACTACCGGTTTTCCTTTCCCGAGTGCTCTTGTAACGCGCTGTGGATCGTGGAACGGAATTTATCATGCTATATTGTCAAAACGATAGCTACCTTGCATTCGTGGTTGCTGTGTCTAGAAGCGGCAGGTGTGGCAGCCCAATTGGTACTTCCAGACAAGAAGAAGAACAGTGCCGGCATCCAGGCGGCTGTCGCGCCCGCTAACAACACCCACACGTACCAACGTACGCGTTCTCCTACCACTAACTTCATAGCGAGATAGCAAATCATGTACAACAGCGTGTTCCCAAGAAGTACTTGCAGCATATGGGACGCAAAGTCACTACCCTGCCGGATCAGTCtgcaataataaatctaattcaataataatccagtggcgctaaGATCTTTTGTGTCTTTGCCTCAGATACCTTTTTTTCGCCCATTTTTCTTTCCATGACAATTCCATTCATAACGTCCTTTCAGGtttgagagtcgcacgcttgACCCTAACGTaccgttttaaattaaataggcccTAGGATCGAGTACAGAATGTACTTCTAATATACCCAAGGAATTCTATACGTAAAACAGAAAATAGTCTTTGaacttttaatttcaaatgacAGATTTAAAGCCACAGAACAGGGCAGATAGCCtttatattagatattatCTCAGCTGATAGCATT from Pieris brassicae chromosome 2, ilPieBrab1.1, whole genome shotgun sequence includes:
- the LOC123720766 gene encoding uncharacterized protein LOC123720766 translates to MDNQYYYKLMASYLSKRNCDESFMRYFFGKNATKKTPEELERADERKRRLQRERSRRYRALKNARRQNENSRDSNENESARSKSRTLSVDEEVSDCDESPTLCDLRELNYGEAWREPASSDCASDDNSAHSVLDHTPPANLSLDLKEFLSSNTELDYPTVHSLMFHWLQT